A part of Drosophila bipectinata strain 14024-0381.07 chromosome 3L, DbipHiC1v2, whole genome shotgun sequence genomic DNA contains:
- the LOC108120337 gene encoding palmitoyltransferase ZDHHC6 has product MKEVNSDLRRFLNWGPPTVLLMTFFVLHITLTMNSMWWPARTNILAKINYGLIWFNTLGIIYNFMRAFFSGPGYLPRNWRPENPRDVDFLQFCKKCRGYKAPRSHHCRRCDRCVLKMDHHCPWINNCIGWNNQANFILFLMFFLSGAIQSSWILAYALIRGITKKWLIKNGYEHLATVTLSFYSASASVFAIAIAIGVAIACLKLLQMQVKVLLRNRTDIENWIVYKAKCRRDRDVNIEPFVYPYDLGYKENINEVFFPNNDGISFPVRSGCNQFTLTIEQLAQKKEKRANTQLFKCIRPFTGHWVPIFSQGLIVSLQTPCTDDPRIALELGDRIKVTRFKSSWLYGERAITEEEKHGLIREGAIRGWFPRCCAIHIPKCKVLGRRKSTGARPINSNNEEETETDFDTTNDQDSLDDFQAGGEPVQQLMRAMNMPCED; this is encoded by the coding sequence atgaaaGAGGTGAACAGCGATCTACGGCGGTTCCTGAACTGGGGCCCACCCACCGTATTATTGATGACTTTTTTCGTCCTTCACATAACGTTAACGATGAATTCGATGTGGTGGCCAGCCAGGACGAACATATTGGCTAAGATAAACTATGGCCTGATCTGGTTCAACACGCTGGGCATAATCTACAACTTTATGCGGGCGTTCTTTTCGGGGCCCGGCTATCTGCCCCGCAATTGGCGCCCGGAGAATCCAAGGGACGTGGATTTTCTACAATTTTGCAAGAAATGTAGGGGCTATAAGGCGCCTCGATCCCATCACTGTCGCCGCTGCGACCGGTGCGTCCTCAAGATGGATCACCACTGTCCTTGGATCAACAACTGTATAGGATGGAACAACCAGGCTAACTTTATCCTGTTTCTGATGTTCTTTTTATCTGGAGCTATTCAATCGTCCTGGATTCTGGCGTACGCTCTTATTCGGGGCATTACTAAGAAATGGTTGATCAAAAATGGATATGAACACTTAGCTACGGTGACACTGAGCTTCTACAGTGCCTCTGCGAGTGTAtttgccattgccattgccatcGGTGTGGCAATAGCTTGCCTAAAACTACTTCAAATGCAGGTAAAGGTGCTTCTCCGTAATCGTACCGATATCGAAAACTGGATAGTATATAAGGCAAAATGTCGCCGCGATAGGGACGTTAACATAGAACCCTTTGTATATCCATACGATCTGGGTTATAAAGAGAACATAAATGAGGTCTTCTTCCCCAACAATGATGGAATAAGCTTTCCAGTAAGATCCGGTTGCAATCAGTTCACATTGACGATTGAACAACTGGCACAAAAGAAGGAAAAGCGAGCAAATACCCAACTATTCAAATGCATTCGTCCATTCACCGGCCATTGGGTGCCGATATTCTCTCAGGGCTTGATCGTGTCCTTGCAGACGCCCTGCACAGATGATCCTCGCATCGCCTTGGAGCTAGGAGATCGCATTAAAGTGACTCGTTTCAAGTCCTCTTGGCTTTACGGGGAAAGGGCAATCACCGAGGAAGAGAAGCATGGCTTAATACGCGAAGGTGCCATTCGAGGTTGGTTTCCTCGTTGCTGTGCCATTCACATTCCTAAGTGCAAGGTTTTGGGAAGGCGTAAATCTACTGGTGCTCGCCCTATAAATTCCAACAACGAAGAAGAAACAGAAACCGATTTTGACACCACCAATGATCAAGACAGCTTGGACGATTTCCAAGCTGGAGGAGAACCTGTACAGCAATTGATGCGAGCCATGAATATGCCTTGCGAAGATTAA
- the LOC108120467 gene encoding sodium-dependent nutrient amino acid transporter 1, whose product MKDLKAETPANGNLSKLETSRCGSSGEALLKPSTPPTVLELSELSPDQKARDNWGSSLEFLMSCIALSVGLGNVWRFPFTALENGGGAFLIPYLIVLFVVGKPIYYMEMLLGQFSSRGIVQVFDFAPLMRGVGYSQLLALGVLATYYASVMALTLRYFFDSFAAELPWSYCRPEWGDGCVGAAATGEGLQGSLSKNFSSSSQLYLQRIVLNETSSLETDGIGYPSSSLTLMLALSWLTVTLIIIRGVKSSGKAAYVLALFPYVVMFILLIRAVTLPGAYDGVMYFLTPQWDKLLEPVVWYNAVTQVFFSLAVCFGVIIMYSSYNRFGHNVYRDANIVTTLDTFTSLLSGVIIFGILGNLAHESGTKDIASVVKAGPGLAFISYPEAIAKFKVMPQIFSLLFFAMLFMLGVGSNVGMVSCIMTVLKDQFVNLKLWIIVVCLSVIGFLVGLVYITPGGQHIITLLDFHGVTFVSLVSAIFELIAVGWIYGTKRLCQDAEYMLNIKTSKYYRICWSIVTPMVMVVILVYTLLTMRPLSYNGQEFPLPYRVFGWCVSGVIIGQLFYWACHANYKQPKGSLKCRISNSAKPHADWGPLDLKQLMDYQMFLRNKDDTNARGLKHRCLCYTVGDRIFG is encoded by the exons ATGAAAGATTTGAAAGCAGAGACCCCAGCGAACGGAAACCTCTCGAAACTGGAGACCAGCAGG tGTGGCAGCAGTGGGGAGGCGCTGCTAAAGCCATCCACGCCGCCCACGGTCTTGGAATTGTCTGAACTGTCGCCGGACCAGAAGGCCAGAGACAATTGGGGCAGCTCCTTGGAGTTTCTGATGTCCTGCATCGCCCTAAGCGTGGGATTAGGTAACGTGTGGAGATTCCCGTTTACGGCCCTGGAGAATGGAGGTGGTGCCTTTCTGATCCCCTACCTGATCGTTCTGTTTGTGGTGGGGAAGCCGATTTATTACATGGAGATGCTCCTGGGCCAGTTCTCGAGCCGTGGCATTGTGCAGGTCTTTGATTTTGCGCCGCTTATGAGAG GTGTGGGTTACTCTCAGCTCTTGGCCCTTGGCGTTCTGGCCACGTACTATGCCTCTGTAATGGCTCTAACCCTGCGCTACTTCTTCGACTCCTTTGCGGCGGAGCTGCCCTGGAGCTACTGCCGCCCGGAATGGGGAGATGGCTGTGTGGGTGCCGCCGCCACCGGAGAAGGTCTTCAAGGATCCCTGTCTAAAAATTTCAGCTCATCGAGCCAGCTCTACCTGCAGCGTATTGTGTTGAATGAGACCAGCTCCCTGGAAACAGATGGAATCGGCTATCCCAGTAGCAGCTTGACCCTAATGCTGGCTCTGTCCTGGCTGACAGTAACCCTGATCATCATCAGAGGCGTCAAGAGCTCCGGCAAAGCAGCCTATGTCCTAGCCCTATTCCCCTACGTGGTCATGTTCATCCTGCTGATCAGAGCCGTGACTTTGCCGGGCGCCTATGATGGCGTCATGTACTTTCTGACTCCCCAATGGGACAAGTTACTGGAACCAGTGGTGTGGTACAATGCCGTGACCCAGGTCTTCTTCTCCTTGGCCGTGTGCTTCGGAGTGATCATCATGTACTCCTCGTACAACCGATTCGGACACAATGTCTACCGCGATGCCAATATTGTTACGACCTTGGATACCTTTACCTCCCTGCTCTCGGGAGTGATCATTTTCGGCATCCTGGGCAACCTGGCACACGAGTCCGGCaccaaggacattgccagcgTAGTGAAGGCTGGTCCTGGCCTGGCTTTCATCTCCTACCCCGAGGCCATTGCCAAGTTCAAGGTGATGCCGCAGATTTTTTCGCTGCTCTTCTTCGCCATGCTCTTCATGCTGGGCGTGGGCAGCAACGTGGGCATGGTCAGCTGTATTATGACGGTTCTGAAGGATCAGTTTGTCAACCTCAAGCTCTGGATAATAGTGGTGTGTCTCTCCGTGATCGGGTTCCTGGTGGGTCTGGTCTACATCACGCCCGGAGGGCAGCACATCATCACCCTGCTGGATTTCCATGGAGTTACTTTTGTTTCCCTGGTGTCGGCCATCTTTGAGCTGATTGCCGTGGGATGGATTTATG gcACTAAACGTCTTTGCCAAGATGCTGAGTACATGCTGAACATCAAGACCTCAAAATACTACCGCATTTGCTGGTCGATTGTAACTCCAATGGTAATGGTGGTGATTTTGGTCTATACTTTGCTGACAATGCGTCCTTTAAGCTACAATGGCCAAGAGTTTCCACTGCCTTATAGAG TTTTCGGCTGGTGTGTCTCTGGAGTTATCATTGGGCAGCTGTTCTACTGGGCCTGTCACGCCAACTACAAGCAGCCAAAGGGTTCGTTGAAGTGCCGTATTAGCAACTCGGCCAAGCCACATGCAGATTGGGGACCTCTGGACTTGAAGCAACTAATGGACTACCAAATGTTCCTCCGTAACAAGGACGATACCAACGCCCGAGGACTCAAACATCGCTGCCTCTGCTACACAGTCGGAGATAGAATCTTCGGCTGA